GGTTGACACTAATGACGTAATCCATGGCAGGTCCGAGTCCCACACCTGTAgcacacacattaataataataataataataaactgattaataCCACTTTATTACACCTCAGTGCtactgagttctggactgtggttgggtcagaaggtgttgattagttttctataacagcagctctgatagtagtgcagctgcacactacaggttatcgtttctataaaAAGTTCCACATtctttcataaataataaactgatggtaagttgctgtggtgtaagaggaataaaacacatgctgttacaggaaaataatcaacttcaagaTGGCAACAGtttctctgcttcatcacaccaccccgccGATGTTGATTATTTACTGTGAGTGGTGTGGTGTGAGTGAAGATGATGAGGACCTGTGAAGAAGGCGAATGCAGAGAGAATAGCGAGTCTCTTCTTCTCCATCTCGGGGCTGTGAGGTGTCACCGAGAGCCACATCATCATCGCCAGGGAACCCAACATGGACAGCAGCCCAccctgacaccacacacacacacaggtttattaatgtAAACACAATTTCATGATATACTGGACCCTACCTAGTCCACTACATGCTACAAGTccatttgagattcagccaGAAAAAAAGTCCTGAAGAAAACCCCACCCACTTTCTCAGGTACTGTTATGTGACGGTACACAGATATGGGTACTGGGGTATGGATAGTTCTGTGTTTGAATCTTGAACTTGTGGATGTTTTACCTGAAAGATGCGTGTGACGACATGGACGTATGCTCCTGCTGCTGCCACGAACATGCACATGGATAAACTAGCGTATACATTCTTCAGGTGCTGCTGAGTGGAGCGGGAACTggggaaacatttatttaattaaaaatacaacttAGACCATGCGGTCATTCAATCAgaggagaagtgtgtgtgtgtgtgtgtgtgtcttacatCTGGGAGAACTTGAAGAGGGCGTCGAAGTTGATGTTGCGGTCGAATGCGTTCATCTTCCCGCTGTGTAGATACTGAGTTAACACCTACACAtagaaaataattcattttatttacatatttaaggATATTGTAGTCATGTGACTGATAATAAATGTACTTAATAGTTTACTAAATACACACTAAACTTTATTCGTGCAGCTTAAAAAACAGATTCAACTGCAGATTTTTTAATCCAGAAAATAACCAAAAATCCTTttagtgtaataaataaataaacataaagcaAGCTTAATGTAATGAATATAATCCTACTGAAATATAATCCAcaacatttccacaaacaaaaTATCTTTAACTAGCTTTAGCTGATAAATTACAGAGGACATTTTATACTTTTACATTAAACCCGTTCTATCAGAGTGACTAGTCCATCTTATAACTAATATCTGACTTATTTACTCATGTTCATGAAAAAAGATGTAAAGAAATTAGTTggaaaaatcatatatatatatatatatatatatatatatatatatatatatacacacacacacacacacacacacacacacagagaggaaacTGATCCAATCCTGGGTGGTAACTGTAACTCCACCCCATCACTgctattcaattcagttttatttacataGTGATTTTACTGATgtatgaaaacagaaaaactcTCAGgtttgttgttgattattttcctacatttatttatttatttatacacttaCAAAAGAGGAGCACCAGCAGTTCCTCTACCAGAATTCCCCCATACTGACCTCACATGCTGACTCCTCCCCCATTCTGACCCCCCATCCCTACACCGCCCCGCCCCCAACACTAGtactacatacatatatacatacactatagTTCATACTGACTCGTCGATATGATTTTCTCTTCCTCATTCTTTTACACTTTCAATTCTTCGCCTAATTCTtaccattttaaagaaaattacatCGTTAGTGatgtataattttatataataaaatgagatttcAGACTCGGTACACTAACACGGTGTTTGAACTTTAGTCCGCTGTGGCGTGTTGTTCAGGTGAATTATTAACACAGAAAGCGgttacagaaataaatgctgAGCTAATAAACAGACCAAGTCTTGTGTAAAGTTAAACGTGTGTTAATTTCAGCTCTGTTCCTCTGCGCGTGTGTAGACATGTAACTAAATTTAATAATACGTAATATGAGCTAAGTGGGCATTTACTCCAACGGTAACATTAGCATTGGCGAGCTAGCATTAACAATCTAGTTTGAGATTACTTTCTCCGAACTGAGCTAGCACAACTACACGTTACTGCTACAAACCGCTGTTTAAGcgaatttttgtttgtatttaaagcACATGTCAATTCTGTATAACGTTTTTAGATCATTGTCAGATTAGCATTAGCAGCTAACCACTAGCAGGTGTCGGGCAGTTAcggtttgttgttgttactcCAAAGCGCTGACGCGTCTCGGATTTTCCCCACAAACAGCTGCAGTTATGCGGAACTATTTGCTACAATAATTCAACTGATAGTAAAATTATTAACTTAAACTGTGTACCTGGGTCGTTTTTCTGCTTTATAACTTCTGCGGTTCGGTTCCTGCTCCTTACGGCCTCGTAATGTTTTCGTAGCTGCGTAACTAGCCGTGAGTCAGTGCGTTAAGTTCTAAACTGCGCATGCGTATACGATGCAAGGTCCAACATGACTGCGCATGCATGAGCGGAGGAGCCTCTCGTTGTGACTGCGCATGCGTGACCGGAGTAATCCGTATGTAATACCAATATTTCACGCTAATTACATCATAATGAAGGTTTACGTGTTAATATAATCCAAAGTAAGTTACTATATGACTtatgtgtgaatatttttaacTTTTAGGTAGTcgaatatatttaattttatgctCTTGTAATGTAGAAATCATTTAACTGGGAGCCAGGGTTATTCCCATCCTGAAGAAACCCACTCTGGATCTCTGACATCGGCAACTACCGACCAGTATCACTTCTCTCgtttctttctaaaatcctcCAACACACTGTCTACAATCAGCTCTACCTttcacagaacaacctccaagaTCCTAACCAGTCCGGCTTCAAAGCAGCACATTCCACAGAAACTGCCCTTTTGGCTGTCACTGAGAAGCTCCATGCCACTAGATCAGACAAACtgtcatcagtcctcatcctccGAGACCTTTCAGCAGCGTTTCAGTCTCCCACAAGACTCTCTTCATGAGTCTCGGACTTTGTGGTGCAGCACGGCATGGTCTGCTTCCTACTTGGAGGGTCACTCATATCAGGTAACATGGAagggatccacatctgctccccgcagactctccactggtgtcccacaaggctcagtacttggtcctcttctgttctcactCTATACTTgatctcttggtgaggtcatatccttACATGggttctcataccactgctatgaggatgacactcaactcatcctctccttccctccctcagacCCTCTTGTTTatgctcagatctcagcatgtctggcagacatctcaaACCACGTCTAAAGGCctacctcttcctgaagtacttaaattagcacttttcacttaaaaaaaattgtctgtgtgttttcttactatattactcCCCTACagagttttaagactgatggtattTTTAGGCCGTGACCTGGTGATCTAGTATCGGGGTGTATTTATTAATAGAGCCTTCAAAACACTACTggaagtcactttggataagggtgtgtgctaaatgctgtaaaggtaaatgtaaactgaaatattccaaagttattatttaattaattctttttatagttttatttctttatttatcatCAGACAGTTTGAACATCCACAGAACACAGTAGCTACAGCATCCTGGTTATGTAAagtaaatatgaataaagtGTGAAACCACAGAGCCACTGCACTGTTCattaccagtgtgtgtgtgggtatatgtatgtttgtgtttgtaaccTAGAAGCAGTCATTTGTatacatttgtttcattttgcatCACTATGTATTTGCATCTCAGGTCAGACATTTGAGCGCAGGAAGCCTACAATATACTCTTTTATCAAAtgagttttattctttatgaGACTCAATAATCTGAGTTCAAATATTTTACTATACTAGAAATATCACTACAGCTACATTGGGCCTAGATTTCATTCATACTAATGTGATATTATTAATAGAACTTTTGTgtgtaacatttaataaactGGCACAGCATTATTGTTGTGTTTACAGCATTACAGCTTTCACTTGTATTAGTTTAGaagttgtttaaataataacactATCACTCTACATGCCAGCATTTAGCATTGATAGTTAAATATACTTCATACAGATGTTTGTATACTATTTAAAAGCATGAAAAGTTCTGTAATCTCTGATAAGCCCTATGAACCCTGAGAgacaataaatgaaataagatACTCATTCTCTAATCGACTCTGTGTAGAACTCAGTACATATCTGATTCAGGCACAGCTAATTTACTTTCTAAAGCTCTaaaatttatacacacatatagaATAGTGCTTCATTGTTTTGACACATGTACGCTAACTCTTTACAGCAGTTTAAATTCAACATCACTGACTAAACGAACACAAAAACACGTAAGAGTTCAAaatagtttgtttttcttcttgctgTCCAGCTGTTTCCACTGCGGCAAAGTGTTAAACACATCTTTAGACATCTGGAATACGGAGAGGAAATCCTCATCTGACAGATGTTTCtgtaccagagagagagagagatttattattattattattattattattattattattattattattattatttaattctcctttcttatctatATTGATGCGTTGGtaatattgtatgtaaacactcatgccaataaagtactttgaattgatttgagagagacagacagaccaacagacagagtgagagagagagagaactgtatatttaaatgttcaatattttaTAAACGTGACATTTTTGGCTTGTCAAAACACCTGTAACTTATctgcatatctatctatctatctatctatctatctatttgtcagtcagtctgtctatctgtctgtctgtctgtctgttggtcTGTCTCACCTCTCTGCGGGCGGGGTCGACTCCCTCTGGAAGCTCTTCAGCTGATTTGTTAATGAGTTCGTCAAGAGGAAAAGTCTGATACACTCgattttcttcttctgtatcACCGCTCTGATCACTGCCCGgcccctgaacacacacacacacacacacacacacacacacacacacattctcattgTGATTATAATGTAATTAAGATGAATTAATAATGTAATTAGTTGATGATGGAATGTACAGAATCATATATAAAGAGTAGAGGTGTACGTTAGCGTTAGCTTGTCCTGCCGTGGTGATGCTGACTGCTTCTGTGACCACGCCCAGTTCCTCCCTCAGCTGCTCGTAAGGTTTCCCGCCctgacacacaacacatacatttACACTTTAATCAGAGACACCGCGAACACATGACAGCACACACAGTGGTTAGTTCTAGGTTCCTTTTGTAGGGTTATACATGGAAACTTTTTCTCCCAGTgagacaaactgaagaacccaaCAGTGCTTTACTGCACAACTTCACATTTTATCTATAAATCCATACTGTAGTGTTTAAACTAAAAGCTTTAAAgtgtacctgtctgtctgtctctctctatctgtctgtctgtctgtttctctacctgtctgtctgtctacaggAGAAACAGACTGTTCACTCTACACAATGGACACAGTGGAGAACACTAAATGGTTCTTCTGTCATCTCTCTCAtaaagggttccaagtagaaccctagttttgaagctaagaacccttaattatatTAAGAAACCTTTTTCGTTAAGACTGTATAAACTATATGAACTGTATAACctcagtgtaatttgaatattaatgagcgaGTAACAAATATTAAACTCACGCTCCACTTGCTCGGGTCCCAGGCCAGGAACCAGCCGgtgaaggtcgggggttcgaagCCCTGTTTGAGGAGAAGGATGGGGGTGTCGGGGTCTCGCATTCCGGGATGCGTGCGTAAATATTCCTGACACATGGTGATAGATTCCTTCTTCTCCGTGTCATTCGCCTCAATTCCGATCCACAGGAACACCTGACACACATTTATCATCTTTTACTTTCATTGATATGTACAAATGTAGGCAAAATTTtactatataaaaatgtatattttattttcattaatgcataactatcattttattatacattttattttttaactttaattgAGCACCTTACTGACGTAAGTAGCCAAATTATTTTTGACGAAAACATTCAGacaatattttccattttaagtaattttatatgtatttaattttctatatgtTATTTATGATATTGTATATTCTATATGTaattatttcaaaattattttcatgACATTTACAATGATTAAAAATCacaaagtaattaaataatgatTAGAATATGAGTGTTTTACAGAGGGATTATTTCTGTAAGTGTGAGAAAGCCGCACCTGATCCCAGGTGTCCAGCAGCATGACATCGGTCTCATTCAGGTCGTCCTGAGTAAACTGAGAGATTTCAGTGACGATGAACTTTCCAGTTTTATTCGAGCACTCGAACAGACGCGGCTGATGATCGTTCGTGCCCTGCTGCAGcctgagggagagaaaaaaacactcgATTATTAAGCACTAAATGACTTTTTCTCTTCGTCTTCGTCTGTCTCGTTACTTCGTTAtttaacagagagacagagatgatcTGTGTGAGAACTCTGAAacttaaaaagattaaaattttACCTCCCAAACAGTAATAGACTTTTAATCATTCTTTAATAACGTGTAACGCTTTTTACCTTTTGTCGCTTGCATACGGAGTTTTTCCTCCCAGAAGCTGCCAGAATTCAATGGGTTCCTGTCCCTCAGCCATGATTTCCTCAGAAAGCCCTCTGCCAAGAAAAGTGCTCATCTCTTTAGCCATCGCTCGTTCATCTCCACTCGAgccctgaaaaagaaaattatcaaaataatgaaataaaaacatgaatccGAGTgttcttatttacatttcattctaATAAGCACCTGGTGAGAAAACAGGGGCATTAtaggtaatacacacactccaatATCAAATTCTCCAGCATCGAGAAgaagaactgtgtgtgtgtgtgtgtgtgtgtgtgtattctagCGTTTGGGACAGTGTTCAGTAATGAGTAGTGATGAGCGGTGGTGTTTGGGACGGAGCCGTGTTGGAGTATAAACTGTAGAAGGTGTGTAGATGTTCCTCACCTTGCCATACCACAAGAACACTGAGTTCTGACTCTTCAGCAGAAACACGTCGTTAGAGTTGAGAGAAGCTGCTATAGCTGGAACCTCGATCGCTTTGGTGTTGTACGAATCGGTTCCAGAGACCTGAAAGAAACGCACCGGGGGCTCCTCGACTGCCTCAGATTTTCTGGAGGTTCCTCCCTGAGATGAAggagaacaataataataagaagaagaaaaagaagaagaagtagaatagTGCAATATTTGTACTGAACAGTTGTTGAAAACAGTTccctttttaaaacataaaattaaatttgTAATGTtaattaggatttttttttctacttgtaATCTTATTCAAGTGCATCTTTAAAGCCCAAAACTGTATGTTTGCATCATTACAGAATCTCAGATGGTATTGTAGTGCACTACGGAGGCTGCAGCTGTCTTAAACACTGCGTTATATTTTCAGGGAAGTTGAAAATATTCGATTATTTCATTCTGTGTAGTTTCACGGTTCTGTATTTGCCACACATGCAGTCAGAGGCTGTTATAGAGCCAATAATAAACATAACcccagtttatttatttatttatttatttatcagtaacAGAAATTGTATATAAGTAATAAATACCTCAAACACCACCATCTTGCCCTTAAACATGGCCATGAAGTGTCTCGGCTCTTTACCCATCGTAACTCGCACCTGAACAGGCTCATTACCGTACTGTTGATCCACCGCCACCGCATGGAACGCACATGCTGTGATCTCATCCTGAGACGCGTGACGACCCtgacacacaaatatacatattcCTCTTAATTTCTATCAAATATATTCATGCTAAAGTTAATGATAATGTTTATACAGACAGACTAAACAGGAAGGATGAACACCTCATGAGAACAATCAACTACTACAGCAGCAGAACAGGAAACACTGACCATATAAGGAGAATGGGACAGACAGTACACACTTTATCTGTATAGAACTGTTTCAtgtagaatttattttattagataaaaatataaaaagttagATTAAAAGTGTGGTTTTTCACATTATGGTGTTTCACACAAACCAGtgtaatgatttttatttcactttttatttcatgtgtttttatcTTATAACCACATAATCATGATATTATCGTGCCTCTGTATACTCTATACACCCATCTGATCCTTTTTATCCTTATATGACATAACTTCCTGTTGTCCTTAACCTTCACACTCCTAATTTCTGAGCACTTTATTTaaacttatttatatttatttttcacaatactaataaacacaacacacacactctctctctctcacacacacacacacacacacacactcactgtcacacacacacacattactggtGTATGTTATAGATATATATGAAGTTCTTTACCAGCCACATGTACAGGATGTAGTTCTTCTTGCCGTTAACTTCATACGTGTATAAGATGAGATAACAGTCGCCTCCGTAGAAATACCCGTGTAGATTAGCATCCACTTCAGCCAGCTCCATATTCTCAACCCTCCACACCTGAGAGGAAACACGCATCATTACTGACTTcatgtgtaaaaatatatataaatacacatccacacaggaACGCAGAGACAACTAAAAACACCAAAACCAAGAgaggaggaaataaaaatatcattaaatgtgttttatccATAATGACATCTATTCAAATGCCCATGACACtgcttttatctgtttatcagATATTCAAATTCAGTCCTTTAGTCATTTATGAACAACTGAAGAATGtctttattcacacacacacacacacacacacacacacacacacacacacacactcacacactcacacacacacttttattacttTCTTACACATGCACATTTCTTGATATTTCTGATGATTTTCACAGTTTCTCGAGTCTTTATGTTCCAGGTCTGAGGTAGTCATACCTGTGCTTGTCCACTTCCATCGTCCACCATCCTCTGCTGAGCGGCGACTTCAGGCATCACGTGCAGCGTCGAGGCGTCGAACTTCTCCTGCGCCACTTtggctgaataataataataaataattgaaacaCAAGCTTTGCTtcattatttgaattatttggCTTTATTTCTATCACTGATCCGCTCAGTAGGGTAAGACACAGTGGTGCTCggtatttatgtttatttcagcTCTTTATGTCATCAAGACGGTGTAACAGGACAGTTTAAACTGTACACGGTGATAAAAGTTATAAAAGACTTTCTGTGGATTTGTTTACGTGCATTTCTCTGATAAAAACACAAGCAGCATGTGATCATTTCactgtttaattaaatgttaaggatttgtgtttttatgtgaaaatattttaatgcctgttttttccccagaaagTGCTATCTGTCCTCTTCCATATGCATGAGctcacatgattggctagtgtcactgtgatagacaggaaagagagagtatgcccctcccacccaatGTTACTCTCTTGGCTGTTCAAACACACacgttttattcagttttcctaCTGTAAGTTGCTTAAGAAGGAAATGGGATCGCGTCCATGGTACTAACTATCAAGTacagctaaacgctattggctatttaaaaaggggggaggagccacttgatatgtcccgccttcctgtttcagtggaaattacgtcaacacattAAATAACGCTGAGCGTTTCAAGACCTGAAATTTAGTTTAGAATTTATAAGTTAGAAATTTAGAATTGTAAGcagtaataacacacacacacaaacacacacacaaacacacacagaagtacCGATTCGGCCCACGTTGTTTGTGCGTCCCATCCCTACAGTCTGATCTTTAACACTCCAGCTCTGGAACAGTTGCTTAAACAGTGCTGATTCTGCTCCGTCATGAACCACCTCCACGTTAGTGGTGTGAGGATAAGCTTTCTGCTTAATAAActcctacatacacacacacacacacacacacacacacacacacagatgtattaCACAGTATGTGTGTTATATCTGTGCTAACTGTGTATTCAGTAAAACTGCatcaatttatattatattatattactttaatgtaatatagatcattattattatttgtatttgtttcagGTGTGCATTTGTGGCCTTAATgcctttcttttaaataaaaatgaacagaaaatatttcactatgaaaataaaagaataagttttaaatataaatgtatctcACCACAGCTCGGGACATCGCTGCCTGTTTCTCAGTTTTATTCGCTTTTTTCCCTTTCCACACGAACAGTCTCACTCCGCCCTGATCCACGATGTAACAGTCCtgtaacatcacacacacacacacacacacacacacacacacacacacacatacacatacacaaataaagCAGCAATAACAGAGTAAAGTTTGTATAGTGATGTGTAACAGCTCCAGTGTTGAGCAGCAGGAACAGCAGCACAGTTCCACAAAGACtcgtgcatttatttatttatttatttaaattaatgatattatttgatgatttttattatataatgcaGTGTGTTAGTTTTACTCACATCATGATTCAATAAATCCTGCACCAGAGGCCTGCTAGCAACCTCTCTCACCTTCATTTCCCCATCAGCATCAGTCActctgcacatacacacacacaaacccacataaacacacacacacacacacacacacacacacacatacacacacacacacacacacacacacacacacacattagaagaaataaagaataaagaggATGTGATTCTCAAACTTCCTTCATGAATATatttctttcaaaacataaaatGAAAGCAGGTGAGACGGTGAGatctttaattttattttatgaagaaatttgattagtttctttatttctttactttATTTGTAGAGCACAATTAAACACCGACCAATGTGTTGACACCAACACCAATGTGTTGACCAATGTGCTgtacaaagataaaaaaaaatctagaaaacAATTGAAATATCCAACATGCCTCAGCTACAGGTTTATGTAAAATTAAAAGGCAGAAATAAGAATCTTTTTAACcgagttttaaaaataaataaagctgaatcttagagatacagagagagagagagagagagagagagagagagctcaggGGCAGCTACTAAAGGCACGGCCACGCCTACACTTTAATCTGGACCCGAGAACAGTTAAGAGCAGCTGATCAGAAGACCTAAGAGACCTGGTGGAAGTGTACCGTTAGAACAGATCTGCATGGCGCTGAtccatttaatcatttaacagaAACGATTAAAAGCTAGTACTCTAT
This window of the Ictalurus furcatus strain D&B chromosome 21, Billie_1.0, whole genome shotgun sequence genome carries:
- the avil gene encoding advillin — its product is MEQTFRAVTRTPGIIIWRIEKMELVVIPEKTHGNFFEGDCYLVLCTKKSGSTLTYNIHYWIGAEASQDEQGAAAVYAVQLDDFLGSSPIQYREVQSNESTIFCAYFKQGLIYKKGGVDSGMKHVVTNVSDVKRLLHVKGQRKVSAKEVEMSWTSFNLGDVFLLDIGKSIIQWNGPESNTQERLKAMLLAKDIRDRERGGRAEIGLIEGDAEDKSPALMELLCSTIGERPATLPNGTSDEKADQEQMSQVTLYQVTDADGEMKVREVASRPLVQDLLNHDDCYIVDQGGVRLFVWKGKKANKTEKQAAMSRAVEFIKQKAYPHTTNVEVVHDGAESALFKQLFQSWSVKDQTVGMGRTNNVGRIAKVAQEKFDASTLHVMPEVAAQQRMVDDGSGQAQVWRVENMELAEVDANLHGYFYGGDCYLILYTYEVNGKKNYILYMWLGRHASQDEITACAFHAVAVDQQYGNEPVQVRVTMGKEPRHFMAMFKGKMVVFEGGTSRKSEAVEEPPVRFFQVSGTDSYNTKAIEVPAIAASLNSNDVFLLKSQNSVFLWYGKGSSGDERAMAKEMSTFLGRGLSEEIMAEGQEPIEFWQLLGGKTPYASDKRLQQGTNDHQPRLFECSNKTGKFIVTEISQFTQDDLNETDVMLLDTWDQVFLWIGIEANDTEKKESITMCQEYLRTHPGMRDPDTPILLLKQGFEPPTFTGWFLAWDPSKWSGGKPYEQLREELGVVTEAVSITTAGQANANGPGSDQSGDTEEENRVYQTFPLDELINKSAEELPEGVDPARREKHLSDEDFLSVFQMSKDVFNTLPQWKQLDSKKKNKLF